From the Euphorbia lathyris chromosome 6, ddEupLath1.1, whole genome shotgun sequence genome, one window contains:
- the LOC136233099 gene encoding uncharacterized protein — MDTRDNRRVISYSGDAPDKTIINQIMLRFRPIAPKPAVAGLDSDLASLNNKDLLLSKRRPKRKYVRVRRNNRLRKNQRVSSSSDQQIGKERESGGLFTERAVTLQLLPDNSDRLRSSPERERSRCNQEFCHQGGNLKLKQPEAVDGVDQTTAATVSKNKLESWVTVECVTETYACMDIGNGRGIGLTDVERVKNLEEEERPGFISDGSDNVRWVNGAYKRMMMKKMVIMREENEKAESVEIIVCLVSKQKLVPFVYCSAFTCWVRLGEKEKSASKMVPCDVWRMDCGGFAWRLDIEAALSLSLGH, encoded by the coding sequence ATGGACACCCGAGACAACCGGCGCGTGATAAGTTACTCCGGTGACGCTCCTGATAAAACGATAATCAACCAGATAATGCTCAGATTCAGGCCGATTGCTCCCAAACCTGCTGTCGCCGGTCTAGATTCCGATCTCGCTTCTTTGAATAACAAGGATTTATTGCTTTCCAAACGAAGACCGAAGAGAAAGTACGTTAGGGTTCGTAGGAATAATCGGTTAAGAAAAAACCAAAGAGTTTCCTCATCTTCAGACCAACAAATCGGAAAAGAAAGAGAGAGCGGTGGTTTATTTACAGAAAGGGCGGTGACTCTGCAATTGCTGCCTGACAACAGCGATCGGTTGAGAAGTTCGCCAGAAAGAGAGAGATCGCGGTGCAATCAGGAATTCTGTCATCAAGGAGGAAATCTCAAGTTGAAGCAACCGGAAGCGGTTGACGGCGTAGATCAGACAACGGCGGCGACGGTGAGTAAGAACAAGTTAGAATCGTGGGTGACGGTAGAGTGTGTGACGGAGACATACGCGTGCATGGATATAGGTAACGGTAGAGGGATAGGGTTGACAGATGTGGAAAGAGTGAAGAATCTAGAGGAAGAAGAGCGTCCGGGATTTATATCAGACGGTTCAGATAACGTGAGGTGGGTAAACGGTGCTTACAAGcggatgatgatgaagaagatggtgataatgagagaagaaaatgaaaaagcgGAGTCAGTTGAAATAATAGTGTGTTTAGTATCAAAACAGAAACTGGTACCATTTGTGTACTGCTCTGCGTTTACATGTTGGGTAAGGTTGGGGGAGAAGGAAAAATCAGCTTCAAAAATGGTGCCCTGTGATGTTTGGAGAATGGACTGTGGAGGGTTTGCATGGAGATTGGACATTGAAGCTGCACTGAGTTTAAGCTTGGGCCATTGA